Genomic window (Gelria sp. Kuro-4):
CTTTTATCTGGAACTTTAACAAAGACTTTCTTTAAGTCTTTTATTAAGTTTATTCGCTGTCGATTCAGAAAATCCTCCTCGCGCGCGCGAATTTTTCTTCCTCGTCTCCCGCCGGCTCGCATGTCCCGGACCGGCCACAGGCATACTAGCCGCAAAGGAGGGAGAGAATGAACCGTCGCCTTGGACTGGCACTCGGGGGCGGCGGCCTGCGCGGTGTAGCCCACGTGGGCGTCCTTTCCGAGCTCTCTGCCGCCGGCCTGGCCCCGGACGTCATCGCCGGCACCAGCTCCGGCAGCATCGTGGCCGCCCTTTACGCCCTGGGTTACCCCCCGGCCGAACTGGCCCGGCAGGTCACCCGGCTGCGGGCCTCAGCCCTGCACGACCTTTTCCGCCCGCTCCCTTTAGGGCCGGTGATCGCAGGGAGCAGCGGCAGCCTGTTGGGACGCTTCCGCCTGGCCCGCCTGCTCCTGAAGCTGCCGCACGGCTTCATCGACGCGCGTTCCTTTGAACGCTTCCTGCGCTTTATCTGTCGCGGGGGCACCTTCCAAGACCTGAAGCTCCCCCTGGTCGTGCTGGCCACCGATATTGCCAGCGGCGAGCTGGTGGCCTTTACCCAGGTCCCGCCGCGGCAGCACGATCTGGAGGCCACCGTGTTCCTGCCCGGCCGTGATCTGGCCACCGCCCTGCGCGCCTCCAGCAGCCTGCCCGGGTACTTCCCACCCAAGGAGGTGGAGGGGCGCCTCCTGGTGGATGGGGCACTCCGGGCCAACGTGCCCGTTCCGGTGCTCCGGGCCATGGGGGCCGAGGTGGTGGTGGCTGTGGACCTGGGCACCCCGCCGGGGGCGCGCGTGCCTCGCACCCTGGTGGACATCCTCTGGCAGACCATGAGCATTCTGGAGCGCCAGGTGACGCAGGCGCACCTTGCCCAGGCCGATGTGGTCATAGCGCCGCAGGTCCCCCCCATGCCTTGGACCGATGCCGGCCGCATCCCGCTCGCCCTGGCCGCCGGCGCGCAGGCGGCCAGGGCGGCCCTGCCTCGTCTCCACGCCGTTCTCACTGCGCCCGCAGGCCGGGAGAAAACGCGCGTCGCCCTCTCCGCCGCCCTCGCCCCGGAGAAGGACGGCGGCGTAGAACCCGGAGCCGGGCAATTTACCGCGGCCGGGAAGGAGTTTCCCTACCCCGAGCCGAAGTTGTAACTGCTGGGGAAAAACTGGACCGGTGGTGATGTCAGTGAGTAAACGCCGCTTGGGAGCAGGGCTGCTGGCAGTCTTGGTCTTAATCTTCCTCCCGCTGGTTGTACGCCTCTGGGTGGCTTTCCTCTGGTTCCGCGAAACCGGTTACACCGGGATCTTCAGCCGGACCCTGGCAGTACAGCTGGGCGTAGGCGCTGCCTTTTTCCTACTCACCTATCTTCTTCTCACCTCCGCCCTCACCCGCAGCTACCGCTCCCTGCCCGGAAGCAGTTTCATGTTCTTTGAGCGCTTCTTCTACCCCTGGCAGATCAGCCGGGTGCTGCGCCTGGTCACCTGGGTTCTTTCCCTCTTCGTGGCCGTGACCATGACGCGCCTTAACTGGCAGGGGATCCTGCTCTTTCTGAACCGGGTGCCCTTCGCCGTGAAAGACCCCGTCTTCGGCCGCGACGTCGCCTTTTATGTTTTCACCCTTCCGCTCCTTGAAAGCCTTTACCACTACCTGAGCTTTATCCTTTTGCTCACCGCCGGAGCGGAACTTCTGCTCCTTCTTACCACCGACCTTTGGCGCGCCGGGCAGTGGGAGCCTCTCCTGGCGCGATTCGGCAAGTACGTGCTGGGCCTCTTGGTCCTTATCCTCTTCAGCTTCCAGCTGCGGCTGTTCTCCCTGGTGTACTCGCCGCGCGGCGTGGCCTTCGGCGCCAGTTACACAGACATCCACGTCACCCGCCCGTATTACTACATCGCCTCGCTTGTGGTCATCATCGCCTTTTTCTTCGCCTGGCGGGCGCTGAGGCGCGGCGACGTGCGGCGCTTTGCCCGGGCGGCGCTCGCGCCCGTGGCGCTGAGCGTCCTCGGCTTTTTGGCGGCGGCGCTGGTGCAGGGCCTGGTGGTCTCCCCCAACGAGATCGCCTTGGAAGAGCCGTACCTCAAGAACAACATCGAATTCACGCGCCGGGCCTTTGCCCTGGACCGGGTGAAGGAGCTCGCCCACCCCGGTAAGGCGGAGCTCACCTGGGCCGATCTGGAGGCCGAGCCCGGCACCGTAAAAAACATCCGCATCAACGACTTCCGCCCGGCGCAAACCGTCCTCAACCAGCTGCAGGCCTTCCGCCTGTACTACCAGTTCCCCGAGGTGGACGTGGACCGCTACACCCTGGACGGCCGCCTGACCGAAGTCTTCCTGGCCGGGCGCGAGCTGTCCCAAGAGGCCCTGACGCCCCAGGCTAAGACCTGGGTCAACCAGCTGCTCAAGTACACCCACGGTTATGGTGCAGTGGCCGCCCCGGTGAACGAAACCACCCCCGAGGGCCTGCCCAACCTCATCGTGCGCAACATCCCGCCGCAGTCCGACTTCCCCGCGCTTCAAATCAAGCGCCCGCAGATCTACTTCGGCCGCCTCACGACCCGCCCGGTGATCGTAAAGAGCCGGGAAAAGGAGTTCGACTACCCCCTGGGCGAGGACAACGTGGAGGCTGTTTACGAAGGCAGGGCCGGCATTTCCCTGGGCGGCATCAACCGCCTGCTCTTTGCGCTGCACCAGGCCAGCCTCAAACTCCTGGTCTCCGGTTCGGTGACGGGGGAAAGCCGCATCATCCTGCACCGCGAGATCTTCGATCGCGTCTCCACCATCGCCCCGTTCTTCACCTGGGACCCCGACCCGTACCTGGTCATCGCGGGCGGCCGCCTCTACTGGATCATCGACGGCTACACCACCTCCGACCGCTACCCTTATTCGCAGCCCATTACCAAACCCGCCTGGGCCGCCGGCATCAACTACATGCGCAACTCCGTCAAGGCGACCATTGACGCCTACGACGGTACCACCACCTTCTACCTGGCGGACAGGAGCGACCCGCTCGCCCGGGCCTTCGGCCGCGCCTTTCCCGGGCTCTTGCGGCCGCTGGAGGCGATGCCGGCCGAGCTGAAGCCGCACCTCAAATACCCCCAAGGGTTTTTTACCGTACAAGCCGGCGCCTACACCCGCTATCACATGAAGAACACGCGCGTTTTCTATAACAACGAAGACGCCTGGAACATCGCCACCGAGGTTTTCGGGGAAAACCGGCAGCCTGTGGAACCGTACTACGTGATCATGCGGCTCCCGGACGAAGAGAAAGAGGAGTTCATCCTCATGCAGCCCTTCACCCCCATCAACAAAGAGAACATGGTGGGCTGGCTGGCGGCGCGCATGGATCCCGGGCATTACGGCGAACTCCTCGCCTTCCGCTTTCCTAAAGACCGGCTGGTTTACGGCCCTATGCAGATTGAATCGCGCATCGACCAGGACCCGAACATCTCGCGCGAACTCACACTCTGGGGCCAGCGCGGCTCACGTGTGATCCGGGGGAACCTCCTGGTGATCCCGCTGCGCGATTCTGTCCTCTACGTGGAACCCATCTACATCCAGGCCGATAACCCCAACAGCCTGCCCGAGGTGAAGCGCGTGGTGGCCGCCCAAGGCGACCGCCTGGCTATGGCCCCCACCCTGGAAGAAGCCCTGCGGCAGGTAGTGGTGGGCCCGGCGCCCACGGCACCGCCGCCGGCGACGCGTCCTACGCCCACCGCGCCCGCCGCACCGGACCTCACGCGCCAGGCCGCCGCGGCCTACCAGCGCCTCAAGGATGCCGCCCGCCAGGGCGACTGGGGCACCTTCGGCCGGGCCCTGGAGGAACTCGGCCGGCTGCTTGAAGAAATGGGCGGCCCCGCCGCCCCGCCGGCGGCGCCGACTGCAACACCCGGGCCGACGGCTGCCGCCGGCGGTACGCCGTAGTTACGGCGCACATTCCACACCACAACAGTTGCTTCCCCGAAAACACCGCCCGGCACCGCCGCCGGGCGTTTTTGCTGCAGCTCAGCCCTGCGCGTGGTACAATTGAAGTGTAGCGACACAACTCATGGGCTTCTTATGGGTTCTCTTTAGGGGGAAAGGGCGATGGCAGTCGTTTTCCTGGCGCCGGATGCAGAGATGGCCGCCGTGGCGCGGGAGGTTTTGCAGCAGTTTGCCGGCCGGGTGCGCGTCGTGGAAGGCCTCCTCAGCCAGGCACTTCCTGTCGCCCGGCGGCTGGAGGCCGAAGGGGCAGAGGTCATTGTCACGCGGGGTGGAACCGCCCTACTCCTCAAAGCGGCCGGCATCAAGACGCCCATCGTCGAGTTACCCGTCACCGGCCAGGATATGGCCCGGGCCCTGGCCCAGGCGCGTGAGTTGGCCGGGCGCGCGCGACCGCGGATCGGGGTAGTGGCCTTTCCCAACATGCTGCTGGACCTGGAAGCTTTTGCCCCGCTTCTGGACCTTGACATCTGTTGCTTTACTCTGCAAAGGGAAGAGGACACGGCCGCAGCCATCGCCCAGGCCGCGGCCGCCGGTGCCGACGTACTCCTGGGCGGGGTGATAACCACGCGGCTGGCCCGGCAGAAAGGGATACCGGCCGTGCTGCTCCGCTCGGGCCAGGCCGCCTTCCTCCAGGCCTTTCGCGAGGCCGGGCGCGTGGCCTATGCCCGTCACCTGGAAAAGGAGCGGACCGAGCAGTTTAAGGCCATCCTGGATTACGCGCACGAGGGGATCGCCGCAGTGAACGGCGAGGGGCTCCTCACCGTCTTTAATCCGGCGGCCGAGCGGCTGAGCGGTGTAAGCGCCGGCGAAGCGCTGGGCCAAAAAGCTGCGGCCGTCCTGCCGTCGGCCCGGCTGGCGGCTGTTCTTGTCTCCGGCCAAGAGCAGGTTAATGAGCTCTTGGACCTGGGGCAGGCCAAGGTTTTGCTGAACTGTGTCCCCATCCGCGTGGGCGGCCGGGTGACCGGCGCGCTGGCCACCTTTCAAGACGTAACCCGTATCCAGCAGATGGAGGCCAAGGTGCGGCGTGAGATTTACAGCAAGGGGCACGTGGCCAAGTTTAGTTTTCGCGACATCAAGGGCGAAAGCCCGGCGCTCAAGCAGGCCATCCGCACGGCGCAGGACTTTGCCCGTACCGAGTCTGTAGTCCTCATAACCGGGGAGACAGGCGTGGGCAAAGAACTTTTTGCCCAGAGCATACACCGGGCCAGCCGCCGGCAGAGCGGGCCGTTCGTCGCCGTAAACTGCGCCGCCCTGCCGGAGAACCTCTTGGAAAGCGAGCTCTTCGGCTATGTGGAAGGAGCCTTTACGGGAGCCAACCGCAAGGGAAAGCCCGGCCTTTTCGAGCTGGCCCACGGTGGAACCATCTTTCTGGACGAGATTTCGGAAATTCCGCTGCGGCTGCAGGGCCGGCTGCTGCGCGTGCTACAGGAGCGCGAGGTAATGCGGCTGGGGCACGACCGGGTGATCCCGGTGGACGTGCGCGTCCTCTGTGCCACCAACAAGAACCTGCGCGGGCTTGTAGATGAAGGGCTGTTTCGAGCCGACCTCTACTGGCGGCTTAACGTTTTGCGCCTTAACATTCCCCCGCTCCGGGAAAGATGCGCCGACATCCCCGTTCTTCTCGACCACTTTTTCACCCGTCGGCTGCCCCCGGGGAGGGGCCCCATCGCTTTCACCCCGGAAGCCCTTAAACTCTTGACCGACTACGCCTGGCCGGGCAATGTGCGCGAGCTGGAGAACTTCTGCGAGCGCCTCGCTGCGCTGACCCCCGAGCCGCCGGTAAGAGCCGCGGTCGTCGCCCGCCTGCTGGACCTTGCCGGCAGCCCTGCAGGAACCTCCCCCGCCCGCACCCCGGCACCGGGCGAACTACCAGCTTCCCTGGCGGAGGCCCTGGCCCAGGCCGGCGGCAACAAGACGGAGGCCGCCCGGCTCCTGGGTATCCACCGCACCACCCTCTGGCGCCGCCTCAAAAAAGCCCGGCGGTCCAGCCCAGGGCCGTGATACCGTTGCAAAGCATCTTCCCGCGGTATGCGCCCAGCGCGGCCAAGGCAACCACACCGGCCGCCAGCCCCCGGTGGCCCTGTGGGGCCGGCGAAAACGGGAATTTCCCGAGGCGCCCCGGGTTTCCCTTTCAGATGGTCGGCAATACGGGGTTTCACTGCTTCCTCCCTCGGCCTGCCGCTTGCTTTCCACCGGCTCTCCGTATAAAATAGGAGCAGGAAGTCCGGCAAGACTTCCTGCTCCTGGAGGGCATAGCGACCCGGGGGTAGTGGTTATGGGATTTGCCCGCTCACGAGCGGGCTATTTTCTTGATCTGTGCTGGAAGTACAGCCGCAGGAGCACGATGGCCACCAGCAGTGCGATGACGATTTCGAGTGGTCCGATGTGCAGTTCCATTGCGGCACCCCCTCTCCCGGGTTCTCCCCGGGCCGCCTGCCCCACGGCCGAAGAGAAGGGGCGCCTCCTATCCCCGAATCGGCAGGTTCGACCTGTCCACTCCAATTATACCAAAAACCGCCGGCCTTGTGCTGAGCCTGGGAAGATTCCCGGGCCTTTCGTTTATCCGCAAACGGCGCGCTCGCGCTCCAGACCGGTCGCAGCGCCATCCGGTCGCTGTGCTCATCCACCGCAGCCTCCGCTACTTCCGTCACCTGCATCGCACCGTCGAGGAAATCCACCTGCACTACAAGCGTCAGGATCCTTTTTCCGGCCGGGGGCGGATCAGCCCGCCGGTGTTGCATGTTGCGCAGCGGCAACACAACGTGCAACAGCAGGGCGGGCGCATCTTGGCCGCGCTCCGACAACCTGCGTGCCCGTTGCGGCTGCCTCACGGCGGCCCTGACTTTTTCCGGCGACCTTGGCACCAAAGTTGCTTAGTAACAGCTCGAAGTTTAAGCGCCGGGAGGAGGGAAGTTGTAAGGCGCCACGCTTAAGAAGGGGGACAGCATATGGTGCCGGTTGAGATTGCCTTTCTTATCGGCCTGGTTGTTCTACTCTATCTGGCTCTAAAGGCGCGGATTAACGCCTTCGTCGCCCTCATCGTCTCGGCCCTGGTGATCGGCCTCCTGGCCGGGATGCCTGCCGCCCAGGTGATCAAAGCCATTACCGACGGTTTCGGCAAGACCCTTTCCAGCATCGGTATCGTCATTATTCTCGGTGTCATGCTCGGCAAGTACCTGGAGGATTCGGGTGCTGCCGAAAAAATGGCCCGCTCTGCTGTGGCCCTGGTAGGCCAGAAAAACTCACCTTTGGCCATGGCCATGAGCGGCTATCTTATTTCCATCCCCGTTTTCAGCGACGTGGGGTATGTTATTCTAGCGCCCCTGGCCAAAGCGATCTCCGCCCGGAGCCGCATTTCGTTCCCGGTCCTGGCCGTGTCGCTGGCAGGCGGCCTCTTGGCTACGCACGTCTATGTTCCGCCTACTCCGGGGCCGCTGGCCGTAGCCGGCCTCCTGGGCATCGACGTAGGGCAGATGATCGTCTGGGGAGCCTTCGCCGCCCTATTGATGACGCTCGCCGGCTGGGCCTTTGCTCAGTTTTACCTCGCCAGGCACGTAGAAACGATTATTCCCGACATCCCGCACGAGGACGCCGGTGAGACACAGCTTCCTACTGGCTCTGCCTCGTTCATTCCCCTACTTACACCGATGATCCTCATCCTCTTTAACACCACCGCAGCCATGCTTTTGCCTGAAGGCAACGCTATCCGCAGCTTCGCGGCCTTCATCGGGGACGCGAATATTGCTATGGGCATCGGTGTGTTGGTGGCCGTGCTCCTCCTCGGTCAGCGGTTAGGCAAAGAAGCGGTGCTGAAGGTAATGGACGACGCCCTTTCTACTGCCGGTCCGATTATCTTTATCACCGCTGCCGGCGGCTCCCTGGGTGCCGTACTCAAGGCTTCCGGCGCCGGTGAAGCTGTGGCTGAAGCGGTAGCCGCCAGCGGTTTGCCCTTCATCCTGGTACCCTTCTTCATTGCCGGACTCTTAAAAACCATTCAAGGCTCGGGGACCGTGGCAGTGGTTACGGCAGCCACCCTCTGCCTCCCCATTGCCAACCAGCTCGGCCTCTCGCCTATTCTGATCGCACTGGCTTCCGGCGCCGGCGCGCGCCTCATCTGCCATGTGAACGACAGCTTCTTCTGGGTTTACACTAAGATGAGCGGTTTCGACACCGCCATGGGACTAAGAACCTTGGCTGTAGGCAACGTGTTTATGGCTCTAGGCGGTCTTCTCGCAACCTGGATTGCCAGCTTGTTCCTCTGAGCCTGCTCCCGGATAAACTGAAATCGATGGGAAGGATGACAGTAAGTGCCCATGCATGCTCTGGAGAAGATCCTCGCGGCCCATGCGGGGCGGGAGGAGGTAGCCGCCGGGGAGATAGTCACCGCGAAGGTGGACCTGGCGGAGGTCAACGACCTTTATCTGCAGGTGATCAAGTCGTTTCATGAAATGGGCGGCCGGAGGGTAAAGGACCCGGCGGGCGCAGCCTTTGTGCTGGACCACTACGCCCCGGCACCCACCATCCAGTCGGCGGCCAATCAAAAGGCGATGCGTGAGTTTGTCCGCGCGCAGGGAATTGAGCATCTTTTCGACATCAACGCCGGCGTCTGCCACCAGGTGCTGCCGGAGGCGGGGCTGGTATGGCCGGGGATGATCCTGGTGGCCACCGACTCCCACACAACCACCCACGGGGCCTTCGGCGCCCTGGGAACGGGCGTGGGCGCCACCGACCTGGCGACCATCCTCCTTACGGGGGAGCTGTGGTTCCGGGTGCCGGAGGTGATCCGCATCACCATCGACGGCCGGCTCCCAGCCGGTGTTATGGCCAAGGATGTGATCCTCTACATCATCGGCCAGCTCAAGCAGGACGTGGCCGTGTACAAGGCCGTCGAGTACGCCGGTTCCACCGTGGCGGACCTGAGCGTGGCCGGGCGGATGGTGCTCTGCAACATGGCGGTGGAGATGGGAGCAAAAACGAGCTACATCCAGCCGGACGAAAAGGCCCTGGCCTACGTGCGCGCCCGCACGACGAGGGAATTCATCGTGCCGGAAACCGACCCCGGCTACCGCTACAGCGCTGAGTACCATTTCGACGTGGCCGAACTGGTACCGCAGGTGGCAGCCCCGCACAGCATCGACAACGTGGTGCCGGTGACGGAGGTGGAAGGGACGGCGGTAGACCAGGTGTTCATCGGCACTTGCACCGGCGGGCGTCTGGAAGATATCGAGGCGGCGGCGCGCATCCTGGCCGGGAAACGGGTGAATCCGCGCTGCCGCCTGGTGGTTACCCCGGCGTCCACCGAGGTGCTCCTGGCAGCCGAGCGGGCCGGCTACCTGCGCGCGCTGCTGGCGGCCGGGGCCACCTTCGCCACGCCGGGGTGCGGGCCCTGCCTGGGCGCCCACGCGGGCATCCTGGCCCCCGGCGAGGTGTGCGTGAGCACCAGCAGCCGCAACTTTCCGGGGCGCATGGGCAGCACTGAGGCCAGGATCTACTCCGCTTCCCCGGCCACGGCCGCGGCCGCCGCCCTTACCGGGAAACTGGTCGACCCACGCCGCTACCTTGACCCCAAGAGGTAAAGCGTCAGGTCTGCGCCTGAACAGATCCGCTGCTTAAGTACGACTTTCGTTGGGTGACAAGCCGGCAGGTAGACTACGATTCTTACGTCGGGCGCGAGACCTGACCCAAAGAGGTAAAGCGTCAGGTCTGCGCCTGAACAGACGCGCTGCTTAGGTACGACTTTCATTGGGTGACAAGCCGGCAGGTAGACTACGATTCTTACGTCGGGCGCGAGACCTGACCCAAAGAGGTAAAGCGTCAGGTTTGCGCCTGAACAGATCCGCTGCTTAAGTACGACTTTCGTTGGGTGACAAGCCGGCAGGTAGACTACGATTCTTACGCCGGGCGCGAGACCTGACCCAATTGGAGGCGATAGCATGGACAAAATCATACGTGGTAAAGCCTACAAGTTCGGCAACAACATCGACACCGACCAGATCTACCCGGGGCGGTACCTGGAGCTGACCGAGCCGGCCGCCATCGCGCGCCACGCGCTGGAAGGAGCAGACCCTGCTTTTTGCACGCGCTTTCAGCCCGGCGGCATCGTGGTAGGGGGAACCAACTTCGGCTGCGGCTCCAGCCGCGAGCACGC
Coding sequences:
- a CDS encoding UPF0182 family protein, whose translation is MSKRRLGAGLLAVLVLIFLPLVVRLWVAFLWFRETGYTGIFSRTLAVQLGVGAAFFLLTYLLLTSALTRSYRSLPGSSFMFFERFFYPWQISRVLRLVTWVLSLFVAVTMTRLNWQGILLFLNRVPFAVKDPVFGRDVAFYVFTLPLLESLYHYLSFILLLTAGAELLLLLTTDLWRAGQWEPLLARFGKYVLGLLVLILFSFQLRLFSLVYSPRGVAFGASYTDIHVTRPYYYIASLVVIIAFFFAWRALRRGDVRRFARAALAPVALSVLGFLAAALVQGLVVSPNEIALEEPYLKNNIEFTRRAFALDRVKELAHPGKAELTWADLEAEPGTVKNIRINDFRPAQTVLNQLQAFRLYYQFPEVDVDRYTLDGRLTEVFLAGRELSQEALTPQAKTWVNQLLKYTHGYGAVAAPVNETTPEGLPNLIVRNIPPQSDFPALQIKRPQIYFGRLTTRPVIVKSREKEFDYPLGEDNVEAVYEGRAGISLGGINRLLFALHQASLKLLVSGSVTGESRIILHREIFDRVSTIAPFFTWDPDPYLVIAGGRLYWIIDGYTTSDRYPYSQPITKPAWAAGINYMRNSVKATIDAYDGTTTFYLADRSDPLARAFGRAFPGLLRPLEAMPAELKPHLKYPQGFFTVQAGAYTRYHMKNTRVFYNNEDAWNIATEVFGENRQPVEPYYVIMRLPDEEKEEFILMQPFTPINKENMVGWLAARMDPGHYGELLAFRFPKDRLVYGPMQIESRIDQDPNISRELTLWGQRGSRVIRGNLLVIPLRDSVLYVEPIYIQADNPNSLPEVKRVVAAQGDRLAMAPTLEEALRQVVVGPAPTAPPPATRPTPTAPAAPDLTRQAAAAYQRLKDAARQGDWGTFGRALEELGRLLEEMGGPAAPPAAPTATPGPTAAAGGTP
- a CDS encoding 3-isopropylmalate dehydratase large subunit; translated protein: MHALEKILAAHAGREEVAAGEIVTAKVDLAEVNDLYLQVIKSFHEMGGRRVKDPAGAAFVLDHYAPAPTIQSAANQKAMREFVRAQGIEHLFDINAGVCHQVLPEAGLVWPGMILVATDSHTTTHGAFGALGTGVGATDLATILLTGELWFRVPEVIRITIDGRLPAGVMAKDVILYIIGQLKQDVAVYKAVEYAGSTVADLSVAGRMVLCNMAVEMGAKTSYIQPDEKALAYVRARTTREFIVPETDPGYRYSAEYHFDVAELVPQVAAPHSIDNVVPVTEVEGTAVDQVFIGTCTGGRLEDIEAAARILAGKRVNPRCRLVVTPASTEVLLAAERAGYLRALLAAGATFATPGCGPCLGAHAGILAPGEVCVSTSSRNFPGRMGSTEARIYSASPATAAAAALTGKLVDPRRYLDPKR
- a CDS encoding sigma-54-dependent Fis family transcriptional regulator gives rise to the protein MAVVFLAPDAEMAAVAREVLQQFAGRVRVVEGLLSQALPVARRLEAEGAEVIVTRGGTALLLKAAGIKTPIVELPVTGQDMARALAQARELAGRARPRIGVVAFPNMLLDLEAFAPLLDLDICCFTLQREEDTAAAIAQAAAAGADVLLGGVITTRLARQKGIPAVLLRSGQAAFLQAFREAGRVAYARHLEKERTEQFKAILDYAHEGIAAVNGEGLLTVFNPAAERLSGVSAGEALGQKAAAVLPSARLAAVLVSGQEQVNELLDLGQAKVLLNCVPIRVGGRVTGALATFQDVTRIQQMEAKVRREIYSKGHVAKFSFRDIKGESPALKQAIRTAQDFARTESVVLITGETGVGKELFAQSIHRASRRQSGPFVAVNCAALPENLLESELFGYVEGAFTGANRKGKPGLFELAHGGTIFLDEISEIPLRLQGRLLRVLQEREVMRLGHDRVIPVDVRVLCATNKNLRGLVDEGLFRADLYWRLNVLRLNIPPLRERCADIPVLLDHFFTRRLPPGRGPIAFTPEALKLLTDYAWPGNVRELENFCERLAALTPEPPVRAAVVARLLDLAGSPAGTSPARTPAPGELPASLAEALAQAGGNKTEAARLLGIHRTTLWRRLKKARRSSPGP
- a CDS encoding GntP family permease, which translates into the protein MVPVEIAFLIGLVVLLYLALKARINAFVALIVSALVIGLLAGMPAAQVIKAITDGFGKTLSSIGIVIILGVMLGKYLEDSGAAEKMARSAVALVGQKNSPLAMAMSGYLISIPVFSDVGYVILAPLAKAISARSRISFPVLAVSLAGGLLATHVYVPPTPGPLAVAGLLGIDVGQMIVWGAFAALLMTLAGWAFAQFYLARHVETIIPDIPHEDAGETQLPTGSASFIPLLTPMILILFNTTAAMLLPEGNAIRSFAAFIGDANIAMGIGVLVAVLLLGQRLGKEAVLKVMDDALSTAGPIIFITAAGGSLGAVLKASGAGEAVAEAVAASGLPFILVPFFIAGLLKTIQGSGTVAVVTAATLCLPIANQLGLSPILIALASGAGARLICHVNDSFFWVYTKMSGFDTAMGLRTLAVGNVFMALGGLLATWIASLFL
- a CDS encoding patatin-like phospholipase family protein gives rise to the protein MNRRLGLALGGGGLRGVAHVGVLSELSAAGLAPDVIAGTSSGSIVAALYALGYPPAELARQVTRLRASALHDLFRPLPLGPVIAGSSGSLLGRFRLARLLLKLPHGFIDARSFERFLRFICRGGTFQDLKLPLVVLATDIASGELVAFTQVPPRQHDLEATVFLPGRDLATALRASSSLPGYFPPKEVEGRLLVDGALRANVPVPVLRAMGAEVVVAVDLGTPPGARVPRTLVDILWQTMSILERQVTQAHLAQADVVIAPQVPPMPWTDAGRIPLALAAGAQAARAALPRLHAVLTAPAGREKTRVALSAALAPEKDGGVEPGAGQFTAAGKEFPYPEPKL